One Defluviitoga tunisiensis genomic window carries:
- the mtaB gene encoding tRNA (N(6)-L-threonylcarbamoyladenosine(37)-C(2))-methylthiotransferase MtaB, whose amino-acid sequence MKERISLITFGCKMNQAESQYISEKLSKEFDIIFEEKNGKSDAYILNTCSVTSEAERKVRQTIRRIRKSNKNAKIIAIGCYANSDPLELRSIGANLVLGNLEKKDIELYFDKEGVYSEKFFWLQNDTKILVPEESYGNRTRFFLPIEEGCINGCAFCKIRLLRGTKIISLSKKDIINKIQNLINKGYKEIVLTGTNLTCYGLDNSESFEDLLKTIGDTFKDENIRIRLTSLYPNDVSDNLAYILTNYSIFEKHLHLSIQHFSDRILNLMGRNYKRKDILNSIEKLRKLDSKFSITCDLIVGFPSENEEDLKILFDSVKDLKILKVHGFRFSAREGTPAFKMDNQISGSDKKDRMIELTKNAQFSRKEYLSQLVSSEHTVLIEDVKNGYLLGYDEYYIPHKIYLKNGNCESDFRGIFLKSKIISISEGSEGVISNVL is encoded by the coding sequence ATGAAAGAAAGAATATCTTTGATAACATTCGGCTGCAAAATGAATCAAGCCGAATCTCAATATATATCTGAAAAATTGTCTAAAGAGTTTGACATTATTTTTGAAGAAAAGAATGGTAAATCAGATGCTTATATACTCAACACCTGTTCAGTAACTTCTGAAGCTGAAAGAAAAGTACGTCAAACTATTAGAAGGATAAGAAAATCAAATAAAAATGCAAAAATCATAGCTATAGGTTGTTACGCAAACTCTGATCCTTTAGAATTACGTTCAATTGGAGCAAATTTGGTACTGGGTAACCTAGAAAAAAAAGATATTGAACTATATTTTGATAAAGAAGGCGTTTATTCAGAAAAATTTTTCTGGCTACAAAACGATACTAAAATTTTGGTTCCTGAAGAATCGTATGGAAATAGGACAAGGTTTTTCTTACCTATTGAAGAAGGTTGTATAAATGGATGTGCTTTTTGCAAGATAAGGCTACTTCGTGGAACTAAAATAATTAGTTTATCAAAAAAAGATATCATTAATAAAATACAAAATTTGATCAACAAAGGATATAAGGAAATTGTATTAACAGGAACAAATTTAACTTGTTACGGCCTAGATAACTCTGAGTCTTTCGAAGATTTATTAAAAACGATTGGAGATACTTTCAAGGATGAGAATATCAGGATAAGATTAACATCATTGTATCCAAATGATGTATCTGATAATTTAGCATATATATTAACCAATTATTCTATTTTTGAAAAACATCTACATCTATCTATTCAACATTTTTCAGATCGTATTTTGAATTTGATGGGTAGAAACTATAAGAGAAAAGACATTCTTAATTCTATTGAAAAACTGAGAAAATTAGATTCAAAATTTTCAATCACTTGTGATTTAATAGTTGGTTTTCCTAGTGAAAATGAAGAAGATTTAAAAATTTTGTTTGATTCAGTTAAAGATCTTAAAATCCTAAAAGTTCATGGTTTTAGATTTTCTGCTAGAGAAGGAACTCCTGCTTTTAAAATGGATAACCAAATCTCTGGTAGTGATAAGAAAGATCGGATGATTGAACTTACAAAAAATGCCCAATTTTCAAGAAAAGAGTATTTATCTCAGTTGGTTTCTTCTGAACATACAGTTCTTATAGAAGATGTAAAAAATGGTTATCTGTTGGGATATGACGAGTATTATATCCCTCATAAAATATA
- a CDS encoding radical SAM protein gives MAVIDSMKNMMLRQSSKIVSNVVRKADIDQLATLFWTLSKLAKEPAKSGLRKLAEGAENHDPMLMNWSELFKKSEPKVVEKIISNLIINEFAIGEKVRQDLMHEHQTVLPKLGVISPTYACNLRCVGCYAALYGHKYMLSKEEIFDVIKQFNDLGIYFFIITGGEPFVYPYLFDVLEHFKDSYFLIYTNGTLVTEENAKKMAELGNSTLAISIEGFEEMTDWRRGKGVFDKIKNAWEILTKYKLIYGASVTATRKNHDVIMSDEFWDFLRENNVSYTWVFQFMPVGADASMDLVPTPEQRYERFYKTEELRLSGKFAFVADFWNHGFLTNGCLASGAKYLHVNAKGYVEPCVFQQFAVDNIREKSILEILKSPFFEAYKRTIPYSDNLFRPCPIIDNPKVFRAMIKKYNAIPQHPGSERTINELAPELDQLADEWKKYADKLWYEEGYSERYPSKRGVYNYETRMRRYAENEEKLAIDKRA, from the coding sequence ATGGCGGTTATTGATTCTATGAAAAATATGATGTTAAGACAAAGCTCCAAAATAGTGTCAAATGTTGTCAGAAAAGCAGACATAGATCAGCTTGCTACCCTTTTTTGGACATTATCTAAGTTAGCTAAAGAACCCGCAAAAAGCGGTCTAAGAAAGTTAGCAGAAGGAGCAGAAAATCATGATCCTATGTTGATGAATTGGTCGGAGCTTTTCAAAAAATCCGAACCAAAAGTCGTAGAAAAAATAATAAGCAATTTAATTATTAATGAATTTGCAATAGGTGAAAAAGTCAGACAAGATTTAATGCATGAGCATCAAACGGTCTTACCTAAGCTAGGGGTTATTTCTCCAACTTATGCTTGTAATTTGAGATGTGTTGGCTGTTATGCAGCACTTTACGGTCATAAATACATGCTTTCTAAAGAGGAAATATTTGATGTTATTAAACAATTTAACGATCTTGGAATTTATTTCTTTATAATAACCGGTGGAGAACCGTTTGTTTATCCATATCTTTTCGACGTACTAGAACATTTTAAAGATTCTTACTTCTTAATTTACACAAATGGTACTCTTGTAACAGAAGAAAATGCAAAAAAGATGGCTGAACTCGGTAATTCAACGCTTGCTATTTCAATTGAGGGATTCGAAGAAATGACAGATTGGAGAAGAGGAAAAGGCGTTTTTGATAAAATAAAAAATGCCTGGGAAATACTAACAAAATACAAATTAATTTATGGTGCTTCTGTGACAGCAACTCGCAAAAATCACGATGTTATCATGAGTGATGAGTTTTGGGACTTTTTAAGAGAAAACAACGTTAGTTATACATGGGTATTCCAATTCATGCCTGTCGGTGCTGATGCATCAATGGATTTAGTTCCTACGCCAGAGCAAAGATATGAAAGATTCTATAAAACAGAGGAATTAAGACTAAGCGGTAAATTTGCATTTGTTGCGGATTTTTGGAACCACGGATTTCTAACAAATGGTTGTTTAGCATCTGGGGCAAAATATCTACACGTAAATGCCAAAGGTTATGTAGAACCATGTGTATTCCAACAATTTGCAGTTGATAATATCAGAGAAAAGAGTATTTTAGAAATTCTAAAATCTCCTTTCTTTGAAGCATACAAAAGAACTATTCCATATTCTGACAACCTTTTCAGACCTTGTCCAATAATAGATAATCCAAAAGTATTTAGAGCTATGATTAAGAAATATAATGCTATTCCTCAACATCCTGGTAGCGAGAGAACCATAAATGAACTAGCTCCTGAATTAGATCAACTTGCAGATGAATGGAAAAAATACGCAGACAAATTATGGTATGAGGAAGGATATTCGGAAAGATATCCGTCAAAAAGAGGTGTTTATAACTACGAAACAAGAATGAGGCGTTATGCAGAGAATGAGGAAAAATTGGCTATAGATAAACGAGCATAA
- a CDS encoding TetR/AcrR family transcriptional regulator: MANYMDSVDKIEKKKYISEKTLELISKKGLANFTMEDVAVACNVSKGSLYNYFKNKNALIVAAFTALMEKMLHFFEEKTSDSTSDCLEKSADIYTQIYSEILSSFPSSDLLRLLEILLNSTHDPSMMQSLTKTFKDYYNKILSNFEKIFKSKSSALMLQAMFDGLVIYKAFGVEISDEEIQENVRKIVLCLAK, from the coding sequence ATGGCTAATTATATGGACTCTGTAGATAAAATTGAAAAGAAAAAATATATATCTGAAAAGACCTTAGAATTAATTAGTAAAAAAGGTTTAGCTAATTTTACTATGGAAGATGTTGCAGTGGCTTGCAATGTTTCAAAAGGATCTTTATACAATTATTTTAAAAACAAAAATGCATTAATAGTTGCAGCTTTTACTGCTCTAATGGAAAAAATGTTACATTTTTTCGAAGAAAAAACATCTGATTCTACTTCTGATTGTTTGGAAAAAAGTGCTGATATTTATACCCAAATTTACTCAGAAATTTTGTCAAGTTTTCCCTCAAGTGATTTATTACGATTGCTAGAAATACTTTTAAATTCAACTCATGATCCATCTATGATGCAATCTTTGACAAAAACTTTTAAAGACTATTATAATAAAATTCTAAGCAACTTTGAAAAAATATTCAAATCTAAATCAAGTGCCTTAATGCTTCAGGCAATGTTTGATGGCTTAGTAATTTATAAGGCCTTTGGTGTAGAGATTTCAGATGAAGAAATACAAGAAAATGTTAGAAAAATTGTTCTTTGCCTTGCTAAATAA